The genomic segment GCGGTCTCGATGGCCTTCCATTCCAGATGGCCGCCGCCGATCGTGTAGCGCGCGTCCTCGCGCGTGACGATCATCTTTGTGCCCGGCTCGCGCGGCGCGGAGCCTTCGACACGCGCGACCGTCACGAGCACGACGGCGTCGCCGTGCGCGAGCAGGTGTTGCAGGTCGTTCAGCCAAACTTGCATCGAGTGAGCTCCAAAAATGGTCGTGTTTGCGTCGTCGCAGGCGCTAGTTTACCGGGGCGGGTTCGAAGGCTTCGACCGTCAGCGCGTCAAGAATTGCCTCGGGCGTCGCCGGCGCGCGCAGTTTCGGCGCATCGGCTGAATCCGGCGCGGCGGAGGCGATCGCCGCGCGGATCGCGAGCAGCACCGAAAACGCCAGCAGGAGCGGCGGCTCGCCGACCGCCTTCGAGCGGAAAATCGTCGGTTCGGCGTTGTCGTTGCCCGCGTTACGAAAGAGGGCGACGTTGAAGATCGCAGGCGCGTCGCTGACGGCGGGAATCTTGTAGGTCGACGGCGCGTGCGTCATCAGACGCCCGTCGCGGTTCCACCACAGCTCTTCAGTCGTGAGCCAGCCCATGCCCTGAATGAAGCCGCCTTCCACCTGACCGATATCGATGGCCGGATTGATCGAGCGTCCGGCGTCGTGCAGCAGATCGGCGCGCAACAGCTTCCATTCGCCGGTGAGCGTATCGACAATCACTTCCGACACCGCCGCGCCATACGCGAAGTAGTAGAACGGATGGCCCTGCAGCGTTTTCGCGTCCCAGTGGACTTTCGGCGTCGAATAGAAACCGTCCGACCACAACTGCACACGCGCGAGATACGCGGCCGCGACGAGCTGATCGAACGGCATCTGACCGTCGTTCACTTCCACGACGCCGCCACGAAACCGTACATCCGACGCAGTGCCGCCGAGCTGCTTCACGACGAGTTCGGCAAGCCGCGCGCGGATCGTGAGCGCCGCGTCCTCGGCGGCCTTGCCGTTGAGGTCGCTGCCCGTCGATGCCGCCGTCGCCGAGGTATTCGCGACCTTCGACGTATCCGTCGCCGTCACGCGCACGCGCGGCAGGCCGATGCCGAGCACGCTCGCGACGACCTGCGCGACCTTCGTGTTGAGCCCCTGGCCCATTTCCGTGCCGCCGTGATTGACGAGCACGGAGCCGTCTTTGTAGACGTGCACGAGCGCGCCCGCCTGATTCAGGAACGGCACGTTGAACGAGATGCCGAACTTGACCGGCGTGAACGCGATGCCGCGCCTGAGCACGCTGCTTTTTGCGTTGAACGCGGCGACTTCGGCGCGGCGTTTCTGATAATCGCTCGACGCGATGAGTTCGTCGGTCAGCGCCGCGATCACGTTGTCCGCGACCGGCTGGCCGTAAGGCGTCACATTGCGATCGCCGATGCCGTAGTAATTCGCGCGCCGCACGTCGAGCGGATCGCGTTTCAGCCGATGCGCGATGTCATCGAGCATCACTTCCATCACGAGCGCGCCTTGCGGTCCGCCGAAGCCGCGAAACGCGGTGTTCGACTGCGTGTTGGTCTTGCAGCACAGCGCGCGAATCTCGACATCGCTCAGGTAGTACGCGTTGTCGAAGTGGCAGACGGCGCGCGTTGCGACCGCGCCCGACAGATCCGCCGAATAGCCCGCCCGCAACGCGATCTCGACGCGCGCGCCGACGATGCGGCCGTCGTCGTCGAAGCCGCATTCGTATTCGTAGACCGCGTCGTGGCGCTTGCCGGTGATCATGAAGTCGTCGTCGCGGTCGGCGCGCAGCTTCACGGGGCGCTTCAGCAGATGCGCCGCGAGCGAGGCCACGCACGCGAACAGCGCCGATTGCGATTCCTTGCCGCCGAAGCCGCCGCCCATGCGCCGGCATTCGCACAGCACGGCGTGGGTCGGCCAGCCGAGCATGTGCGCGACGACCTGCTGCATCTCGCTCGGATGTTGCGTCGAACTGTGGACGAGCATGCCGTCCTGCTCTTTCGGCATCGCGTAGGCGACCTGGCCTTCGAGATAGAACTGCTCCTGGCCGCCTACTTCGAACTCGCTCTTCAAGCGATGCTTCGCCGCCGCGATGCGTGCGGCCGGATCGCCGCGCAGCAGATGCAGCGGCGGCAGCACGAACTGATTGCGCGCCTTCGCTTCGCGCGGCGTGAGCACGGCTTCGAGCGGCTCGTAGCGCACCACATCCTCGCTTTTCGCGAGCGCGGCGGCGCGGCGCGCCAGATCGTGACTCTCGGCGATGACGGCGAACACCGGCTGGCCGAGGTACTGCACTTCATCGGTGGCGAGGATCGGGTCGTCGTGCAGCACCGGGCCGCAATTGTTCTCGCCGGGAATGTCGGCGGCTGTCAGTACCGCGACGACGCCGGGCGCTGCGCGCACCGCGTCCAGATCGAGCGACACGATGCGCGCGTGAGCATGCCGCGACAGTCCGAGCGCCGCGTGCAGCGTGCCGCGCAGTTCGGGAATGTCGTCGATATAGACCGCTTCGCCGCTCACGTGCAGCGCCGCCGATTCGTGCGGCAGCGCGGCTCCGGCGGCATCGAGCGCGATCGGTTCGGTGACCTTGTTCATGGCTGCTCCTGCGCTTCGTAGGCGAAGGCGCTCACGTCGGCGAGCGCGAGCGGTGCATCGCGGCGCGTTTCCAGATAGAAGCGCCACAGGACGTTGCGCGCCACTTTCGCGCGATACGCGCTCGACGCGCGCATGTCGGTGAGCGGCTGGAAATCGGCGTCGAGCGCGGCCATCGCGGCGCGCGCCGTGTCTTCGGTCCAGTCGCCGCCGATCAGCGCCGCTTCCGCCTGGGTCGCGCGTTTCGGCGTCGCGGCCATGCCGCCGAACGCGATGCGCGCATCCGTCACGCGATGCTGCGCGTCGAGCGTGATCGCGAACGCGGCGCACACCGCCGAGATGTCCTGGTCGTAGCGCTTCGCCACCTTGTAGGTGCGAAAGCGCAGCGCCGCGACCGGGCGCGGCACGCGAATCGACGCGACGAATTCGCCTGCGTCGAGCGCGGTTTTCTGATAGCCGAGATAGAACGCATCGAGCGGCACCGTGCGGGTCTTGTCGGCCTTTTGCAGCACGAGTTCCGTCTTAAGCGCGATCAGTGCGGGCATCGAATCGCCGATCGGCGAGCCATTCGCGACGTTGCCGCCGAGCGTGCCCGCATTGCGGATCGGCCGCGACGCGAAGCGCGTCCACAGTTCGGCGAGTTCGGGATAGTCGGCGGCGAGCGCGGCGTAGGCGTCCTCCAGCGAGGCCGCCGCGCCGATGGTCAGCGTCTGCGCGTCGCGCTCGATGGTCTTCAGTTCGTCGACGTTGCCGATGTAGAGCAGGTCGCCGAGATCGCGGAATTGCTTCGTCACCCACAAGCCGACGTCGGTGCTGCCCGCGAGCAGCCGCGCGTTCGGCTGCGATGCGCGCAAGCGCGCGAATTCGGCGCGCGTGACGGGGGCCTGGAACGTGTGCGGACCGGATGCATCGGACGCGCGATATTCGAACGTCTGCGTGCGCTTCAGTGCAAGCAACTGTTGCGTCAGCGCGTCGGCATCGAAGGGCGGGCGCGGGTAGTCGAACATGCGCTGCGCGGCATCGACGATCGGCCGATAACCCGTGCAGCGGCACAGATTCCCCGACAGCGCGGCGGCGATGTCATCGCGCGACGGCGCTCCCGCATCGCGCGGATGGCTGTGATAGAGCGCCCACAGGGACATCGCGAAGCCGGGCGTGCAGAAGCCGCATTGCGAGCCGTGACAATCGACGAGCGCCTGCTGCACCGGATGCAGCGCGCCATCCGCGCCGCGCAGATCCTCGACGGTAAAGAGGGCGCGCGAATCGAGCGTCGGCAGAAACTGGATGCAGGCGTTGACGGCCTTGAGCGCGAGCGCGCCGGCGGCGTCGAGTTCGCCGATCACGACGGTGCACGCGCCGCAATCGCCTTCCGCGCAGCCTTCCTTCGTGCCGGTGCAAAGCGCGGTCTCGCGCAGATGCTGAAGCACCGTGCGCGTGGTGGGAGCGTCGCCGATCTCGCGTACGGCGCCGCGTTGGAGAAAGCGGATGGTTTGCGTTGTCATGAGTGAAAAGACATTGCGGACCGGGCGCGCGTTACGCGGTTTCCGTTCGCCTCATGGGTTGCATGAGAAAGCTGCCTTTGAGCGAATCGGACTGCGCGCACGTAGATCGCCATCCAGACACGAACATATCACCGCAATATCCCAAAAATATTGCCGGGCACGTATCAAGATTATGCGGATGCGCTGATGCGGGAAAGGGGAAAGCGCGTGGAGCGGGGTGAAGCGGGCAAGAACGGGCGACCGCGACCGGGTCGCCCGGAAATAATTACCGTACTGCGGTGCGCAGATTGCGCTTCAGACGCAGACTGGCCACGACCAGCACGAAAATCAGCGCGAACGCGATCAGCGACCACTGCGGCAGGGACAGCCCGAGGATCGGCGGATACGGCGTCTCGCACAGGCCCGCGACCTTGAACACCTGCGGCAGCCAGGCCGCGGGCGGCAGGCCGTCGACGATCGGCTGAAGCGCGTCGAAGCCGCAACTGAAGCCGGGATGCGACTGCACGTAGACGTGGCGCGCCGCCGTGGCGATCCCGCCGAGCGCCGAGATGGCGACGAGCGTTTCGAACAGCGCGATGCCGCGCCAGTTGCGGAAGATCGCGCCGAGAAACGCGAAGATCGCGACCAGCACGAAGAAATAGCGCTGGATGATGCACAGCGGGCAGGGATCTTCGTTATGGAAGAATTGCAGATAGAGCGCGCCGCCGACCAGGCCGAGACTGACGAAACCGAGCAGCACGAGGAGGCGCCGCTCGCGCCGCACCGCCCGGTCGTCCTGATGCATCGTGAAGTGATGTAAAGAGTTGTTCATTGTTTCGCAACGATTCGAGAAGGAAGCACCTGAGTTGCGCCGGTCGCGCGGTGAATTCTAGCGCGAACGCCCGATGCGCAAAATCCGCCGCCGATTTTCAGGCGTTCAGCGCGTCGTCGCGAGCACCGCTTCGACCGCGCGTCCGATCGACAGCAACGCGTCGTCGGAGTTCGGCGCGCCCGCGAGCATCAGGCCAACAGGCGCTTCGCCGCGCGGATGGCAAGGCAGCGTCAGCGCGCACGCATCGAGAAAGTTGAAGGTCGTAGGGTTGCGCAGGATCAGCGCGTTGGCGCGCGTGAAGGCGTCGTCGTCGGCTTCCAGATCGGCGATGCGCGGCGGCAGCACTGGCACCGTCGGGCAGACGATGGCGTCGAAACGCTGCCAGAGCGTCGTGCGGGCCTCTTCGATCATCGCGGCGCGCGCCTCGCACAGGTCGATGTAATCCGCCGCGCTTGCCGCCTCGGCGCGCTTCAGCCGCGCGAGCACGCGCGGATCGTATTCGCCGCCGCGCTCGGCCATCAGTTTCCGATGCCACGCATGGGCTTCGATCGCGACGAGCGGGTAGCGATTGATCTCCGGCAGCCGGTCGAGTGGCGCGAAACGCACGTCTTCGACGAGCGCGCCCGCGGCGGCCAGATGATTGACGGCTGCGGCGACCGCGTTGGCGACGGGCGCCTCGACGCCATCGGTCACGTAGTTCGTCAGCACGCCCAGGCGCACGCCGTCGAGCGGACGCGTCGCGGGCACGCCGGGGTCGCGCCCCGCGAGAATGCGGTCGACGAGCGCACAGCACGCAACCGACACCCCGATCGGCCCGAACGAGTCGAGCGACTTCGAGAGCGGCACGCCGCCTTGCTTCGGGATGCGGCTCGCGGTCGGCTTGAAGCCGGTGATGCCGCACAGCGCGGCGGGAATGCGGATCGAGCCGCCGGTGTCGGTGCCGAGCGCGATCGCGGCCATGCCATCCGCGACCGATGCCGCCGCGCCCGACGAGGAACCGCCCGCGATGCGCGCGTCGCCCGGCACGTCGGCGCGCCACGGGGAACGCGGCGTGCCGTAATGCGGATTCAGGCCAAGGCCGGAGAACGCGAACTCGCTCATGTTGGTGCGCCCGACCAGCACCGCGCCCGCGCGGCGCAGACGCGCGACGGCGACGGCATCGGCCTTCGCGGGCGCGGCGTCGCGCAGCGCTTTCGAACCGGCGCGCGTCACCTGGCCTTCGATGTCGAACAGATCCTTGATCGAGACGGGAATGCCCGCGAGCGGCGACAGCACGGTGCCGGCGCGGCGCAGCGCGTCGTGCGCGTCGGCGGCGGCGCGGGCGTGTTCTGCATCGACATGCATGAAGACGGTCGAACCCTGGCCCGACGGATCGGCGATGCGCTCGAGCGCCGCCTCGACGAGCGCGCGGCTCGTCGTGCGGCCGCTTTTGAGATCGGTGGCGAGTTGGGCGAGAGGGGCGAACTGCGGCGAAGTGGTCGGCATGGCGTCGGGCAGTGGCGTGGCCGCGTGCGAGAAGTCCGGGCGCGCCCGGCGCTTCGCATCGGCAGTGAATGGATGGGCGCGCTGTGGCTCGAAGCCGGGACGCCCAAGGTGGCTGTCATTCTAAGCCACCGCCGCCGTTCGAACACCGCTCAGATCGTGCGCGAGAAGCGCCGCAGGCTCGCCTGTCCCAGATAGCGGTCGAACACCGACGCGACGTTGCGCACCAGCATGCGCCCGGCGGGCAGCACGCGGATCGCGTCGCGCGACAGGTCGATCAGGCCGTCGTCGGCCATCGGCGCGAGGCGCGCGAGTTCGCTGGCGAATGCGGTGGGAAATTCGATGCCGTGCGTGCTCGCGACATCGTCGAAACGCAGCTCGCCGCCGCACATGAGACGCATGATGACGTCGCGGCGGAGTTCGTCGTCGGCGCAAAGACGCACGCCGCGCGCGATGGCGAGACGCCCCGCATCGATCGCGGCGGCGTAGTCGGCAAGCTCGCGCGCGTTTTGCGCGTAGACGTCGCCGATCTTGCCGATCGACGACGCGCCGATGCCGACCAGATCGCAATCCGCGTGCGTGCTGTAGCCCTGGAAGTTGCGCTGGAGCGTGCCCGCTTCGAACGCGCGCGTGAGTTCGTCGCCGGGCAGCGCAAAATGATCCATGCCGATATAAACGTAACCCGCGTCGCTCATGCGCGCGATCACGCGCTCGAGAATCGCGAGGCGCTCGGTGGCCGAGGGCAGCGTGCTTTCGTCGATCTGCCGCTGCATCTTGAAGAGCGCCGGCATGTGCGCGTAGCCGAATACGGAGACGCGGTCGGGCTTCAGATCGACGATCGCGTCGAGGGTGCGCGAGAAGCTCACGACGCTTTGATGCGGCAAGCCGTAGATCAGATCGACGCTCACCGACTTGAAGCCGTTCGCGCGCGCGGCGTCGAGCACGGTTTCGGTCATCGCGCGCGGCTGGATGCGGTTGACGGCGCGCTGCACGCGCTCGTCGAAATCCTGCACGCCGAGGCTCAGGCGATTGAAGCCGAGTTCGCGCAGCAATGCGATCGTTTCCGCCGACGCTTCGCGCGGATCGACTTCGATCGAATATTCGGCGCGGTCATCGGGGACGAGGTTGAAATGCTCGCGCGTGGCCGACATCAGCTCGGTCATCTCGTCGTGCGACAGGAAGGTCGGCGTGCCGCCGCCCCAATGGAGTTGCGTGACCGGGCGCGAGGTGTCGAAGAGCGCGGCCTGCAACGCGAGTTCGCGCTTCATCCGGTCGAGATAAGGGCGTGCGTGTGCGCGATTTTTCGTCGCGACCTTGTTGCAGCCGCAATAGAAGCAGACCGTGTCGCAGAACGGGATGTGGAAGTAAAGCGAGAGGTCGGCGCTCGCGCTGCTGTTTTTCGCCGCTTCGCGATAATGCGCGGGGTCGAACGAGTCGGTGAACTGGACGGCGGTCGGATAGGACGTGTAGCGCGGACCGTGCGCGTCGTAGCGCGCGAGCAGGTCGGGGCGAAAGAGCGGGGTGGCGGGACTCATGGCGGACCTCTGGGAATCATCCGAGTCTAATCGGACGATGCGCGCCGGAATTGCGTGATAAGGTCGCAGCCCGGCCGCGGCGATTTGACGAAGCGCAAAGGTGAGGCGTGGGACAATGTCGTTTCTTTTTGCGCTGTTCGGTGTCGCCATGTCGATCGATTCTTCGCCCCATGCCTGCCGCGAAGGCTGCGGTGCGTGCTGCATCGCGCCGTCCATCTCCAGTCCGATTCCGGGCATGCCGGAGGGCAAGCGCGCGGGCGAGCGCTGCATTCAATTAGGCGATGATCTGCGCTGCGGGATATTCGGCGATCCGCGCCGGCCCGCGTGTTGTGGCGGGCTGCAGCCTTCCGCGGAGATGTGCGGCGAGACGCGCGAATATGCGCTCGTGTGGATCGAGAGGCTGGAAGCGCAGACACAGCCGACGCAACTGTCGTGACGATCGGCAGTCCAAAGCCCGAACCGCGCCACGAGGCGCAGACCTGAAGAAACGCACTGGAGGATCACGCATGACGGAACCCGTCGCGCCGCTGCGGCGCCGGTTCGTGCTCGCAGGACTGATGTCGCTGCCCGCACTCGTACTCACATCGAAGGCCCGGGCGGCCTCGAACTCGATATTCCCGTTCATTCCGGACCACTACACATTCTCGACGCAGCAGGTTCAGGCCGCCGTCGCGCGCAAGTTCCCGCTGCAACGCACGGCCTCGCAGATCTTCGACGTCGTTCTGAGCAATCCGGTCGTCGGCATGGCGCCGGATCGTAATCGCGTGACGGTGAAAGTCGACGCGCGTCTGGCCACGCCGTTCATGCCGAATCCCGTGGTCGGCGTGTTCACGCTTTCGACGCAACTCGGCTACGACGCGCCGACTCGTTCCGTCATCCTGATTTCACCGAGTGTTGACGATGCGCAGCTAACCGGCGACGCCGCGCAATATAACCAGCAGATCGCCTCGGTCGGCGCGCAACTGGCGGCGCAGTTGCTCGATCGCTATCCGATCCACACCTTCAAACCGGAGGAACTCCAGTTCGCCGGAGTGTCGTATGAACCCGGTACAATCACAGTCCTTACAAACGGCATACGTGTGCAGATCGTTGAGAAGTAAGTCGAAATCTCTGCGCAATGTGCTCCACAAGCAACGGCGATAACGGCTAACAAGGGCTGACGGATGGACTGGATATTGATGGTGAAGGCGCTCATTCTGGGCGTCGTCGAGGGCTTGACCGAATTTCTGCCGGTTTCGAGCACGGGGCATCTGATCGTGGCGGGCAGTTTGCTGAATTTCACCGACGCGCAGTCAAAAACGTTCGATGTCGTCATTCAGTTCGGCGCGATTCTCGCGATCTGCTGGGAATATCGCGCGAAGATCGGCTCCGTGGTCGTCGGTCTGCCGGCGCGCGCGGACGCACGGCGCTTCACGCTGAACGTGATCATCGCGACGATTCCGGCCATCGTGCTGGGTCTGCTGTTCGAGAAAACCATCAAGTCGGTGCTGTTTTCGCCGGTGCCGGTGTCGGTCGCACTGATCGTCGGCGGCATCGTGATTCTGTGGGCCGAGGCGCGCCAGCGCGAACGCGCCGCCATGACGCGCGTGTATTCCGTCGACGATCTCTCCTATGCGGACGCCTTCAAGGTCGGTCTCGCGCAATGCTTCGCGCTGATTCCGGGCACCTCGCGTTCCGGCGCGACCATCATCGGCGGGATGCTGTTCGGGCTGGAGCGGCGCGTCGCCACGGAGTTCTCGTTCTTCCTCGCCATCCCGATCATCTTCGGCGCGACGCTCTACGAAATGGCGAAGTACTGGCGCACGCTGACGGTGGACGATTTCGGGCTGTTCGCCATCGGGATGGTGGCCGCCTTCGTGAGCGCCTTCGTCTGCGTGCGCTGGCTGTTGCGCTACGTGGCGTCGCACGATTTCACGGCGTTCGCGTGGTATCGGATCGGCTTCGGTTTGCTGATTCTGATCGTCGGCTACAGCGGCGGGCTGAGCTGGGCGGACTGAGCGCGGTTTCGTCGCGCACGATGCAAAACGCCACGGCTTGCCGTGGCGTTTGTCTTTTCCGGGTAGGGCTCTTTCAGCGGCGGCGGAACATCAGGTCCCACACGCCATGTCCGAGCCGCAGGCCTCTTCGCTCGAACTTCGTGACGGGGCGGAAATCCGGGCGCGGCGCATAGCCGTCCGCGGTGTTTTCCAGCGCGCTTTCCGCCGCAAGGACTTCGAGCATCTGCTCGGCGTAATTCTGCCAGTCGGTCGCGAGATGAATGTACCCGCCCGGCTTCATGCGCGACACGAGCAGCGCGACGAACTTCGGCTGAATCAGACGGCGCTTGTGATGACGCGCCTTGTGCCACGGATCGGGGAAGTAGATATGCACGCCGTCGAGGCTGTCCGGCGCGATCATGTGTTCGAGCACTTCCACGGCGTCGTGCTGAAGGATGCGGATATTGCCGAGCCCTTGCTCGCCGATCAGCTTCAGCAGTGCGCCGACGCCCGGTTCATGCACTTCCACGCCGATGAAGTCATCGCCCGGACGCGTGGCCGCGATCTCCGCCGTCGTCGCGCCCATGCCGAAACCGATTTCCAGCACGCGCGGCGCCTTGCGTTCGAAGAGCGCGTCCCAGTCGCCGGGTTGCGGCGTGTAGGGCACGACAAAACGCGGGCCGAGTTCGTCGATCGCGCGTTGCTGGCCCGGCGACACGCGGCCCGCGCGCGTGACGAAGCTGCGGATGCGGCGATGACGCAGCGTGGCGTTCGCGTCTGTTTCGGAGTGGACGTCGTTTTCGATGCCGTCGTCGGCGTCGTCCTGAAGATCGTGGTTCATGGCAAGGCGATGCTGGAAACTAAAAAGCCGCCCAAACGTGACTTGGGGCGGCTTTCGCTGGGATTCTGGAGCGGGCGATGGGAATCGAACCCACGTCTGTAGCTTGGGAAGCTACGGTAATAGCCATTATACGACGCCCGCATGAGGCGGCTATTGTAAGCGCAACGCGTCCCGAGGCGCAATCGCGCCCGGTGGCGCTCAGATGCCGAAGAGCGTCATCGAGACCGCCATGCGCGTCACCACCATCAACAGCACCTGCACGATCACGAACAGCAGGATCGGCGAGAGATCGATGCCGCCCA from the Caballeronia sp. NK8 genome contains:
- the hemN gene encoding oxygen-independent coproporphyrinogen III oxidase, with amino-acid sequence MSPATPLFRPDLLARYDAHGPRYTSYPTAVQFTDSFDPAHYREAAKNSSASADLSLYFHIPFCDTVCFYCGCNKVATKNRAHARPYLDRMKRELALQAALFDTSRPVTQLHWGGGTPTFLSHDEMTELMSATREHFNLVPDDRAEYSIEVDPREASAETIALLRELGFNRLSLGVQDFDERVQRAVNRIQPRAMTETVLDAARANGFKSVSVDLIYGLPHQSVVSFSRTLDAIVDLKPDRVSVFGYAHMPALFKMQRQIDESTLPSATERLAILERVIARMSDAGYVYIGMDHFALPGDELTRAFEAGTLQRNFQGYSTHADCDLVGIGASSIGKIGDVYAQNARELADYAAAIDAGRLAIARGVRLCADDELRRDVIMRLMCGGELRFDDVASTHGIEFPTAFASELARLAPMADDGLIDLSRDAIRVLPAGRMLVRNVASVFDRYLGQASLRRFSRTI
- a CDS encoding amidase translates to MPTTSPQFAPLAQLATDLKSGRTTSRALVEAALERIADPSGQGSTVFMHVDAEHARAAADAHDALRRAGTVLSPLAGIPVSIKDLFDIEGQVTRAGSKALRDAAPAKADAVAVARLRRAGAVLVGRTNMSEFAFSGLGLNPHYGTPRSPWRADVPGDARIAGGSSSGAAASVADGMAAIALGTDTGGSIRIPAALCGITGFKPTASRIPKQGGVPLSKSLDSFGPIGVSVACCALVDRILAGRDPGVPATRPLDGVRLGVLTNYVTDGVEAPVANAVAAAVNHLAAAGALVEDVRFAPLDRLPEINRYPLVAIEAHAWHRKLMAERGGEYDPRVLARLKRAEAASAADYIDLCEARAAMIEEARTTLWQRFDAIVCPTVPVLPPRIADLEADDDAFTRANALILRNPTTFNFLDACALTLPCHPRGEAPVGLMLAGAPNSDDALLSIGRAVEAVLATTR
- the xdhB gene encoding xanthine dehydrogenase molybdopterin binding subunit, which translates into the protein MNKVTEPIALDAAGAALPHESAALHVSGEAVYIDDIPELRGTLHAALGLSRHAHARIVSLDLDAVRAAPGVVAVLTAADIPGENNCGPVLHDDPILATDEVQYLGQPVFAVIAESHDLARRAAALAKSEDVVRYEPLEAVLTPREAKARNQFVLPPLHLLRGDPAARIAAAKHRLKSEFEVGGQEQFYLEGQVAYAMPKEQDGMLVHSSTQHPSEMQQVVAHMLGWPTHAVLCECRRMGGGFGGKESQSALFACVASLAAHLLKRPVKLRADRDDDFMITGKRHDAVYEYECGFDDDGRIVGARVEIALRAGYSADLSGAVATRAVCHFDNAYYLSDVEIRALCCKTNTQSNTAFRGFGGPQGALVMEVMLDDIAHRLKRDPLDVRRANYYGIGDRNVTPYGQPVADNVIAALTDELIASSDYQKRRAEVAAFNAKSSVLRRGIAFTPVKFGISFNVPFLNQAGALVHVYKDGSVLVNHGGTEMGQGLNTKVAQVVASVLGIGLPRVRVTATDTSKVANTSATAASTGSDLNGKAAEDAALTIRARLAELVVKQLGGTASDVRFRGGVVEVNDGQMPFDQLVAAAYLARVQLWSDGFYSTPKVHWDAKTLQGHPFYYFAYGAAVSEVIVDTLTGEWKLLRADLLHDAGRSINPAIDIGQVEGGFIQGMGWLTTEELWWNRDGRLMTHAPSTYKIPAVSDAPAIFNVALFRNAGNDNAEPTIFRSKAVGEPPLLLAFSVLLAIRAAIASAAPDSADAPKLRAPATPEAILDALTVEAFEPAPVN
- a CDS encoding DUF1439 domain-containing protein; amino-acid sequence: MTEPVAPLRRRFVLAGLMSLPALVLTSKARAASNSIFPFIPDHYTFSTQQVQAAVARKFPLQRTASQIFDVVLSNPVVGMAPDRNRVTVKVDARLATPFMPNPVVGVFTLSTQLGYDAPTRSVILISPSVDDAQLTGDAAQYNQQIASVGAQLAAQLLDRYPIHTFKPEELQFAGVSYEPGTITVLTNGIRVQIVEK
- a CDS encoding YkgJ family cysteine cluster protein, which codes for MSIDSSPHACREGCGACCIAPSISSPIPGMPEGKRAGERCIQLGDDLRCGIFGDPRRPACCGGLQPSAEMCGETREYALVWIERLEAQTQPTQLS
- a CDS encoding disulfide bond formation protein B, coding for MHQDDRAVRRERRLLVLLGFVSLGLVGGALYLQFFHNEDPCPLCIIQRYFFVLVAIFAFLGAIFRNWRGIALFETLVAISALGGIATAARHVYVQSHPGFSCGFDALQPIVDGLPPAAWLPQVFKVAGLCETPYPPILGLSLPQWSLIAFALIFVLVVASLRLKRNLRTAVR
- a CDS encoding undecaprenyl-diphosphate phosphatase: MDWILMVKALILGVVEGLTEFLPVSSTGHLIVAGSLLNFTDAQSKTFDVVIQFGAILAICWEYRAKIGSVVVGLPARADARRFTLNVIIATIPAIVLGLLFEKTIKSVLFSPVPVSVALIVGGIVILWAEARQRERAAMTRVYSVDDLSYADAFKVGLAQCFALIPGTSRSGATIIGGMLFGLERRVATEFSFFLAIPIIFGATLYEMAKYWRTLTVDDFGLFAIGMVAAFVSAFVCVRWLLRYVASHDFTAFAWYRIGFGLLILIVGYSGGLSWAD
- the trmB gene encoding tRNA (guanosine(46)-N7)-methyltransferase TrmB, with the protein product MNHDLQDDADDGIENDVHSETDANATLRHRRIRSFVTRAGRVSPGQQRAIDELGPRFVVPYTPQPGDWDALFERKAPRVLEIGFGMGATTAEIAATRPGDDFIGVEVHEPGVGALLKLIGEQGLGNIRILQHDAVEVLEHMIAPDSLDGVHIYFPDPWHKARHHKRRLIQPKFVALLVSRMKPGGYIHLATDWQNYAEQMLEVLAAESALENTADGYAPRPDFRPVTKFERRGLRLGHGVWDLMFRRR
- the xdhA gene encoding xanthine dehydrogenase small subunit, producing the protein MTTQTIRFLQRGAVREIGDAPTTRTVLQHLRETALCTGTKEGCAEGDCGACTVVIGELDAAGALALKAVNACIQFLPTLDSRALFTVEDLRGADGALHPVQQALVDCHGSQCGFCTPGFAMSLWALYHSHPRDAGAPSRDDIAAALSGNLCRCTGYRPIVDAAQRMFDYPRPPFDADALTQQLLALKRTQTFEYRASDASGPHTFQAPVTRAEFARLRASQPNARLLAGSTDVGLWVTKQFRDLGDLLYIGNVDELKTIERDAQTLTIGAAASLEDAYAALAADYPELAELWTRFASRPIRNAGTLGGNVANGSPIGDSMPALIALKTELVLQKADKTRTVPLDAFYLGYQKTALDAGEFVASIRVPRPVAALRFRTYKVAKRYDQDISAVCAAFAITLDAQHRVTDARIAFGGMAATPKRATQAEAALIGGDWTEDTARAAMAALDADFQPLTDMRASSAYRAKVARNVLWRFYLETRRDAPLALADVSAFAYEAQEQP